One window of the Eucalyptus grandis isolate ANBG69807.140 chromosome 6, ASM1654582v1, whole genome shotgun sequence genome contains the following:
- the LOC104450195 gene encoding (-)-germacrene D synthase, with amino-acid sequence MSLPISGVPFPSPAEETSPVAERRSAIFHPTIWTDYFLKYASDSTSTSSEGIVEEQIKRLKGEVRKMLTGAMDKPSQKLNLIDRIQRLGLADHFEHEIDEQLEQIHRSYFAFHCEDNNNNLHTIALLFRLLRQQGYNVSCEIFNRFKDNEGNFSKSIIADVQGLLSLYEACHLSYHGEDILNDALTFTITHLESIDKRKSEPNLEKQVSHALHQPIQKGLPRLEARRYIQFYQEEPSHNEVLLSLAKLDFNSLQEQHRKELGNLARWWKDIDIEREFPFARDRLGELYIWNLGVHFEPEYEISRGILTKMMAILTILDDIYDVYGTIEELELFTEAIERWDLDAKEGLPECMQVIYKILLNFYDEIGYELTRKGRSYCLFYAKEAMKIQVRAYLAEAKWFHHSHVPTMEEYMPIALTTFGNQLALVASFLGMGDIVTKDVFDWLLFSDPKIVKASQVIGRLMNDIAGHKFEQERGHVASSVECFMKQYKVTEEEAKKELRKQVADAWKDINQELRRPTAIPMVLLMRIINLAGAIHAVYEDETDNFVNAGTNFKEFVTCLLVNPCQCDVLKDEV; translated from the exons ATGTCTCTTCCGATTTCAGGAGTCCCTTTTCCTTCTCCTGCCGAAGAAACAAGCCCAGTCGCTGAACGCCGATCAGCAATTTTTCATCCAACCATATGGACGGATTACTTTCTGAAATATGCTTCCGACTCCACCTCTACG AGTTCTGAGGGCATAGTAGAGGAACAAATTAAGAGATTGAAAGGAGAAGTGAGGAAGATGTTGACAGGTGCTATGGATAAGCCATCACAGAAGTTGAACTTGATTGATCGGATCCAACGCTTGGGACTTGCCGACCATTTTGAACATGAGATAGATGAGCAGTTGGAACAAATCCATAGAAGCTATTTCGCGTTTCACTGTGAGGATAACAACAACAACCTACACACTATTGCTCTTCTCTTTCGCTTATTACGACAACAAGGTTACAATGTTTCATGTG AAATCTTTAACAGGTTTAAGGACAACGAAGGGAATTtcagcaaatcaatcattgccgATGTGCAGGGGTTGCTAAGTCTATATGAAGCTTGCCATCTAAGTTATCATGGCGAGGATATTTTGAACGATGCACTCACTTTTACTATAACTCACCTTGAAtcaattgataaaagaaaaagtgagcCTAATCTTGAAAAACAAGTGAGTCATGCCCTACATCAGCCAATCCAAAAGGGTCTACCAAGGCTAGAGGCAAGGCGTTACATTCAATTCTACCAAGAGGAGCCTTCGCATAATGAAGTCCTGCTCTCCTTGGCTAAGCTTGATTTCAACTCATTGCAAGAGCAACACCGGAAGGAACTTGGCAACCTTGCCAG GTGGTGGAAGGATATAGATATAGAGAGGGAGTTCCCATTTGCTAGAGACAGGCTTGGGGAGCTGTATATCTGGAATTTAGGAGTTCATTTTGAGCCGGAGTACGAGATCTCTAGAGGAATATTAACCAAAATGATGGCCATTCTGACCATTCTCGACGACATCTATGATGTCTATGGCACAATTGAAGAATTAGAACTCTTCACAGAAGCAATTGAAAG GTGGGATCTCGATGCCAAAGAAGGATTGCCAGAGTGCATGCAAGTGATTTATAAGATActtcttaatttttatgatgaaattgGCTACGAGTTGACTAGAAAAGGAAGATCATACTGCCTCTTCTATGCAAAAGAAGCG ATGAAAATTCAAGTGAGAGCGTACTTGGCCGAAGCCAAATGGTTCCACCATAGTCACGTACCGACGATGGAGGAGTACATGCCCATCGCATTAACAACCTTTGGTAATCAATTGGCATTGGTGGCATCGTTTCTGGGGATGGGAGATATTGTAACCAAAGATGTTTTTGACTGGTTATTATTTAGCGACCCTAAGATAGTGAAGGCTTCGCAAGTAATTGGTCGGCTTATGAACGACATTGCTGGACACAAG tTTGAGCAAGAGAGAGGTCATGTGGCATCTTCAGTGGAGTGTTTCATGAAGCAATACAAAGTCACAGAGGAAGAGGCAAAGAAGGAACTCCGTAAACAAGTGGCTGATGCATGGAAGGACATTAACCAAGAGCTGCGCCGTCCGACTGCCATTCCCATGGTACTCCTCATGCGAATTATCAATCTTGCAGGAGCCATTCATGCGGTATATGAAGATGAAACAGATAACTTCGTTAATGCTGGAACCAATTTCAAGGAGTTTGTCACTTGTCTACTCGTCAATCCATGCCAATGTGATGTGTTGAAAGATGAAGTTTAA